One region of Termitidicoccus mucosus genomic DNA includes:
- a CDS encoding SDR family oxidoreductase, with the protein MKRFEQKTVVITGACRGIGEGIARRFAREGANLVMVSNAGRIHETAQAIGEESGAEILSLEIDVTDEEQVAALYHQAAERFGRIDVSVQNAGIITIDTFDRMPKADFDRVLAVNTTAVWLCCREAARHMVRQGGGGRLINTSSGQGRKGFIYTPHYAASKMGVIGVTQSLALELAPHRITVNAFCPGIIKSEMWDYNDRIWGAMLGTPEKKYGPGELMAEWVKGIPLGRAGSPADVSGLVAFLASDDAAYLTGQTINIDGGMMMS; encoded by the coding sequence ATGAAACGCTTCGAACAGAAAACTGTGGTGATCACCGGCGCCTGCCGGGGAATCGGGGAGGGCATCGCGCGCCGTTTCGCCCGCGAGGGCGCGAATCTGGTGATGGTTTCGAATGCCGGGCGCATCCATGAAACGGCGCAGGCAATCGGAGAAGAGTCCGGTGCGGAGATTCTGTCCCTGGAGATCGACGTCACCGATGAGGAGCAGGTGGCCGCGCTTTATCACCAGGCGGCGGAGCGGTTTGGGCGGATCGATGTTTCGGTCCAGAACGCCGGCATTATCACGATCGACACCTTCGACCGGATGCCGAAGGCGGACTTCGATCGGGTGCTGGCGGTGAACACCACCGCGGTCTGGCTGTGCTGCCGGGAGGCGGCGAGGCACATGGTGCGCCAGGGCGGCGGCGGGCGCCTGATCAACACTTCGTCGGGGCAGGGGAGGAAGGGCTTCATTTACACGCCGCATTACGCCGCCAGCAAGATGGGCGTGATTGGCGTCACCCAGAGCCTCGCCCTGGAGCTGGCCCCGCATCGCATCACGGTGAATGCGTTTTGTCCCGGAATTATAAAAAGCGAGATGTGGGATTATAATGACCGCATTTGGGGCGCCATGCTCGGCACGCCGGAGAAAAAATACGGCCCGGGCGAGCTGATGGCGGAATGGGTCAAGGGCATCCCGCTGGGCCGCGCCGGCAGCCCCGCGGACGTGAGCGGCCTGGTGGCGTTCCTCGCCTCGGACGATGCCGCCTACCTGACCGGCCAGACCATCAACATAGACGGCGGAATGATGATGTCATGA
- a CDS encoding glycoside hydrolase family 140 protein, whose product MNKKHLLVPILLLACALPLAAQRKPDPIEIPWENGRLRVSDNHRYLQHENGKPFFWLGETAWLLPSRSSRDEVNFFMTKTRRNGFNVVQISILHTIPAMNAYGHWALPQGFDFSSIDRSGEYNYWQHVDHVVDSAKRNGIYVAIVCVWGGPVKAGGMTADDAKRYGAFLANRYKDQPNIIWVNGGDVRGDVKPEVWRALAGAIREVDENHLMTFHPLGRTLSATWFNHEPWLDFNMFQSGHRRYGQRFGDGEYPIEEHTEEDNWRFVERSLASPPMKPVLDGEPSYEDIPQGLHDPEERFWQAEDVRRYAYWSVFAGALGHTYGHNSTMQMLRPGVSPAFGAKKPWWEALDDPGCRQMRHLKKLMLAFPSFERIPAQDVIAEENGKQYERVIATRGKDYILAYNYTNRLVKIDLTKIVGEKKKAWWLSPVDGAVEYIGEFDNGTHAFIHDSGYRPGNDRVLIVTDAKADYVRNNLE is encoded by the coding sequence ATGAATAAAAAACACCTGCTTGTCCCGATACTCCTCCTCGCCTGCGCCCTCCCTTTGGCCGCCCAGAGGAAACCCGATCCCATCGAGATCCCGTGGGAAAACGGACGGCTCCGCGTGAGCGACAACCATCGTTATCTCCAGCACGAGAACGGAAAGCCGTTCTTCTGGCTGGGAGAAACCGCGTGGCTGCTGCCGTCGCGCTCCAGCCGGGACGAGGTCAATTTTTTTATGACCAAGACGCGCCGCAACGGGTTCAATGTCGTGCAAATCTCCATCCTGCACACCATCCCGGCCATGAACGCGTATGGCCATTGGGCGCTTCCGCAGGGTTTTGATTTTTCCTCGATCGACCGGTCCGGCGAATATAATTACTGGCAGCACGTCGATCATGTCGTCGACTCGGCGAAGCGAAACGGCATCTACGTCGCGATTGTGTGCGTCTGGGGCGGTCCCGTGAAGGCCGGCGGCATGACTGCTGACGACGCGAAACGCTACGGCGCCTTCCTCGCCAACCGCTATAAAGATCAGCCCAATATCATCTGGGTAAACGGCGGCGATGTCCGCGGCGACGTGAAACCCGAGGTATGGCGGGCGCTGGCGGGCGCGATTCGCGAGGTGGATGAGAATCATTTGATGACATTTCATCCGCTCGGCCGGACCCTGTCGGCCACTTGGTTTAATCATGAACCGTGGCTGGATTTTAATATGTTTCAATCCGGGCACCGCCGCTACGGGCAGCGTTTCGGCGACGGGGAATATCCCATCGAGGAACACACCGAGGAGGACAACTGGCGTTTTGTCGAGCGCAGCCTGGCGAGCCCGCCGATGAAGCCCGTGCTCGACGGCGAGCCTTCCTACGAGGACATACCGCAGGGCCTGCACGATCCGGAGGAACGCTTCTGGCAGGCCGAGGATGTGCGGCGCTACGCCTATTGGTCGGTTTTTGCCGGCGCGCTCGGGCACACCTACGGGCACAACTCCACCATGCAGATGCTGCGCCCCGGCGTGTCGCCCGCCTTTGGCGCGAAAAAGCCCTGGTGGGAGGCGCTCGACGATCCCGGCTGCCGCCAGATGCGGCACCTGAAAAAACTCATGCTCGCCTTCCCGTCTTTCGAACGGATTCCCGCCCAGGATGTAATCGCGGAGGAAAACGGAAAACAATACGAGCGTGTCATCGCGACACGCGGGAAGGATTATATTCTGGCCTATAATTATACCAATCGCCTCGTCAAAATCGATCTGACCAAAATCGTCGGCGAGAAAAAGAAAGCCTGGTGGCTCAGTCCGGTGGACGGCGCGGTGGAATATATCGGAGAGTTTGACAACGGCACGCATGCCTTCATCCACGACAGCGGCTATCGCCCCGGCAACGACCGGGTGCTGATCGTCACCGACGCAAAGGCGGATTATGTGCGGAACAATCTCGAATGA
- a CDS encoding bile acid:sodium symporter family protein — protein sequence MLVFRKCCLGLAALALVGLLAGLVSGDAALWRPSAVLLALTLAIGIGALEALKSYQYTVWIFAAVVAAMLYPARFLHLGGFDLRNKWLVLLVVQMVMFGMGTQMSLRDFRGVVQSPRGVIVAVICHFTIMPLVGFGLTRLFTFPPEIAAGIILIGSCSAGLASNVMAFIARANLALSVTATAVSTLVSPLMTPLMMKLLAGTLVEVRFADMMMEIVKIVIVPIGAALLHDYLKNAAPRGRRIVLAAAGAGAAWMVFLAAGGWGLLARILPAAMLPPLATLGFFLGAVIAGVLYNAAAAILPRLDAWMPRLSMAGIVYFTTVTTAAGRDNLLQVGALLFLASVLHNSAGYFLGYWLSRGAGLDQGSARAVAFEVGLQNGGMASGLAGAMGKLSTVGLAAAIFSPWMNISGSILANFWRRRPPPSQP from the coding sequence ATGCTCGTCTTTAGAAAATGCTGCCTCGGCCTCGCCGCGCTCGCGCTCGTCGGGTTGCTGGCCGGGCTGGTCTCGGGCGATGCGGCGCTCTGGCGCCCGTCCGCCGTGCTGCTTGCCCTGACGCTCGCGATCGGAATCGGCGCGCTCGAAGCGCTCAAAAGTTACCAATACACCGTGTGGATATTCGCCGCCGTCGTCGCGGCGATGCTATACCCGGCGAGGTTTCTGCATCTGGGCGGTTTCGACTTGCGCAACAAATGGCTCGTCCTGCTCGTGGTGCAGATGGTGATGTTCGGCATGGGCACGCAGATGAGCCTGCGCGATTTCCGGGGCGTCGTGCAATCGCCGCGCGGCGTGATCGTCGCGGTGATCTGTCATTTCACCATCATGCCGCTGGTCGGCTTCGGCCTCACCAGGCTGTTCACATTTCCCCCTGAAATCGCGGCGGGCATCATCCTCATAGGTTCGTGTTCCGCCGGCCTCGCCTCGAATGTCATGGCCTTCATCGCCCGGGCCAACCTCGCGCTCTCCGTCACCGCCACGGCGGTGTCGACCCTGGTGTCGCCGCTCATGACCCCGCTCATGATGAAGCTGCTCGCGGGCACGCTGGTCGAGGTGCGTTTCGCGGACATGATGATGGAGATCGTGAAAATCGTCATCGTGCCCATCGGCGCGGCGTTGCTGCACGATTACCTGAAAAACGCCGCGCCGCGCGGGCGGCGCATCGTGCTGGCCGCGGCCGGCGCGGGCGCGGCGTGGATGGTGTTTCTCGCCGCGGGCGGCTGGGGTCTGCTCGCGCGGATCCTGCCCGCCGCCATGCTGCCGCCGCTGGCGACGTTGGGATTTTTTCTCGGGGCGGTGATCGCCGGCGTATTATATAATGCGGCGGCGGCCATCCTGCCGCGGCTCGATGCGTGGATGCCGCGCCTCTCCATGGCGGGAATTGTCTATTTCACCACCGTCACCACCGCCGCCGGGCGCGACAACCTGCTGCAAGTCGGCGCGCTGCTGTTCCTCGCCTCGGTGCTGCACAACAGCGCGGGTTATTTTCTCGGCTATTGGCTGAGCCGCGGCGCCGGGCTCGACCAAGGTTCCGCGCGGGCGGTCGCCTTTGAGGTGGGCCTGCAAAACGGCGGCATGGCGTCCGGCCTCGCCGGCGCGATGGGCAAGCTTTCCACGGTCGGGCTCGCCGCGGCCATCTTCAGCCCGTGGATGAACATCTCCGGCTCCATTCTCGCCAACTTCTGGCGGCGCAGGCCGCCGCCCTCTCAACCATGA
- a CDS encoding aspartate/glutamate racemase family protein, which translates to MKTKTLALIHTSATLVPVFAQLCREKLPRVATFNIVDDSLVRAIGERGALTPDIARRVAAYVSSAEAGGADHILVTCSSIGPAVEASAPFSAVPVLRVDQPMADEAVRRGKRIGVIATLRTTLEPTADLVRRRAALAGRDIALTARLCEGAFEALMSGDAGKHDALVAAALRELSARVDVILLAQASMARVVDTLPESERRVPILASPPLAIDHLARVL; encoded by the coding sequence ATGAAGACAAAGACCCTCGCCCTCATCCACACCTCCGCGACGCTGGTCCCGGTGTTCGCGCAACTCTGCCGTGAAAAGCTGCCGCGCGTGGCCACGTTCAACATCGTCGACGACAGTCTCGTGCGCGCCATCGGCGAACGCGGCGCGCTCACTCCCGACATCGCGCGCCGCGTCGCGGCGTATGTTTCCTCGGCCGAGGCCGGCGGCGCCGACCATATCCTCGTGACCTGCTCCTCCATCGGCCCCGCGGTCGAGGCCTCCGCGCCCTTCTCCGCCGTGCCGGTGCTGCGGGTCGACCAGCCGATGGCTGACGAGGCCGTGCGGCGCGGAAAAAGAATCGGCGTCATCGCCACCCTGCGGACCACGCTGGAGCCGACCGCCGACCTCGTGCGCCGCCGCGCCGCGCTGGCGGGCCGGGACATCGCGCTCACCGCGCGCCTGTGCGAGGGCGCGTTCGAGGCGCTGATGTCGGGTGACGCCGGAAAACACGACGCGCTCGTCGCCGCCGCCTTGCGCGAGTTGTCGGCGCGGGTCGATGTGATCCTGCTGGCGCAGGCCTCGATGGCCCGGGTCGTGGACACGCTGCCGGAATCGGAGCGCCGCGTGCCCATCCTCGCCAGTCCGCCCCTGGCCATCGACCACCTTGCCCGTGTGCTCTGA